In the genome of Saccopteryx leptura isolate mSacLep1 chromosome 10, mSacLep1_pri_phased_curated, whole genome shotgun sequence, one region contains:
- the LOC136381808 gene encoding LOW QUALITY PROTEIN: C-C chemokine receptor type 1-like (The sequence of the model RefSeq protein was modified relative to this genomic sequence to represent the inferred CDS: inserted 1 base in 1 codon), whose amino-acid sequence MEIPISTVDWDRTTEYKYRNTTSCEKEDLRSFGAQLLPPLYSLVFVIGLVGNILVVLVLLQHKMLKNMTNIYILNLAIFDLLFLFTLPFWIHYYLTDNWVFGNVMCKLLSGPYYVGLYSEIFFIILLTIDRYLAIVHAVFPXRAQVLTFGIITSVISWVLAILAAIPGFYFSKSQNEFNRYSCTIYFRLEYHKHWKRFLALKLNILGLVLPLVIMIVCYKGIRKILLRRPNERKSKAVRLIFVIMIMFFLFWTPFNLTTAISAFKHVLMDNNCEQSKQLDLAIQVTEVISYMHCCVNPIIYVFVGERFREYLRQLFHRLLSLSPGKRLPFFHTQNQDRVSSMSPCTGEQELSDGIRLMRSKSDLPGTVAGGEAASVSRPDCDH is encoded by the exons ATGGAAATTCCAATCAGTACAGTGGACTGGGACAGGACCACAGAATATAAATATAGAAACACAACTTCATGCGAGAAAGAAGACTTGCGGTCTTTTGGAGCTCAGCTGCTGCCCCCTTTGTACTCCCTGGTGTTTGTCATTGGCCTGGTCGGCAACATCCTGGTGGTCCTGGTCCTCTTGCAACACAAGATGCTCAAGAACATGACCAACATCTACATCCTCAACCTGGCCATTTTTgacctgctcttcctcttcacGTTGCCCTTCTGGATTCACTATTATCTGACAGATAACTGGGTGTTCGGCAATGTTATGTGCAAGTTGTTGTCGGGGCCTTATTACGTAGGTCTGTACAGCGAGATCTTCTTCATCATCCTGCTGACCATCGACAGGTACCTGGCCATCGTCCATGCTGTGTTTC CTCGGGCCCAGGTCCTCACATTTGGTATCATCACCAGCGTAATCAGCTGGGTCCTGGCCATCTTGGCTGCCATCCCAGGCTTTTACTTCTCTAAGTCCCAGAACGAGTTCAATCGTTACTCCTGCACCATTTATTTCCGTCTTGAATACCACAAACACTGGAAACGGTTCCTGGCTCTGAAACTGAACATCCTGGGGCTGGTCTTGCCTCTGGTGATCATGATCGTCTGCTACAAGGGGATCAGAAAGATTCTGCTCAGACGGCCCAATGAGAGGAAGTCCAAAGCCGTCCGTCTGATATTTGTCATCATGatcatgttctttctcttttggaCGCCCTTCAATCTGACTACGGCTATTTCTGCTTTTAAACATGTCCTTATGGACAATAACTGTGAGCAGAGCAAACAGCTGGACCTGGCCATTCAGGTGACAGAGGTGATCTCCTACATGCACTGCTGTGTCAACCCCATCATCTACGTCTTTGTGGGCGAGAGGTTCCGCGAGTACCTGCGTCAGCTGTTCCACAGGCTCCTGTCCCTGAGCCCAGGGAAAAGGCTTCCCTTCTTCCACACCCAGAACCAGGACAGGGTCAGCTCCATGTCCCCCTGCACAGGGGAGCAGGAACTCTCTGATGGGATCAGACTCATGCGTAGCAAGAGTGACCTGCCAGGCACAGTGGCTGGAGGGGAGGCAGCTTCAGTGTCCCGGCCCGATTGTGACCACTGA